Proteins co-encoded in one Desulfitobacterium hafniense DCB-2 genomic window:
- a CDS encoding 2-hydroxyacyl-CoA dehydratase subunit D, which yields MMEWSVPEEQRDSLSLLLEESALKGLKRKTRYPNYRFLGILCSYFPEELIMAFGLEPLRLLPDSAQRTPGELPPFSCSLARGILDMELQGRWEDLLGVGFVHTCDTMQCLSGIWEFAGQQNIVNMVPPVMLKAAGANQYYQEEVKRAWEQLQKLTGHEPTEESLREAIRLCRRIREKVNEVEELREKLPSPLTAALLRAGQLMPRAIYAEALDEVLPELYARAEESGSRARLMVSGAALENDQVYAMIEELEGRVVVDDTCTGYRHYSGPLMEESADPWYDLVKRYEDMPPCPCKNQSLNARLEYLGNLASRRQVEGAVLVIRKYCEPHAWDAVPLAETLQNRGIRTLVLELEGAEAGGQERTRLQAFLESILENRSSDSGGRAQA from the coding sequence ATGATGGAATGGAGTGTGCCTGAAGAGCAAAGAGATTCCCTGAGCTTACTGTTGGAGGAATCCGCGCTTAAGGGCTTAAAACGCAAAACCCGCTATCCCAATTACCGTTTTTTGGGAATACTATGTTCCTATTTTCCGGAGGAACTGATTATGGCCTTTGGCCTTGAGCCCCTGCGCCTTTTGCCGGATTCCGCCCAGCGGACCCCTGGGGAGCTGCCTCCTTTTTCCTGCTCTTTGGCCCGGGGGATCCTGGATATGGAGTTGCAGGGCCGCTGGGAAGACCTGCTGGGGGTCGGCTTTGTCCATACCTGTGATACCATGCAGTGTTTAAGCGGTATTTGGGAGTTTGCCGGCCAACAAAACATCGTCAACATGGTTCCTCCCGTCATGCTTAAAGCAGCCGGGGCCAATCAGTATTATCAGGAGGAGGTCAAAAGGGCCTGGGAGCAATTGCAAAAACTGACCGGTCATGAGCCTACAGAGGAAAGTCTAAGGGAAGCCATCCGCCTATGCCGGCGCATCAGGGAAAAAGTCAATGAGGTGGAAGAGCTGCGGGAGAAACTGCCTTCCCCCCTGACGGCGGCCCTGCTGCGGGCCGGGCAGCTTATGCCCAGGGCGATCTATGCAGAGGCCCTGGATGAAGTGCTCCCTGAACTCTATGCCAGGGCGGAGGAATCCGGTTCAAGGGCACGCCTGATGGTCTCGGGGGCTGCTCTGGAGAATGATCAAGTGTATGCCATGATCGAGGAACTGGAGGGGCGGGTCGTGGTGGATGACACTTGTACGGGTTACCGCCACTACTCCGGGCCCCTGATGGAGGAGTCGGCTGACCCCTGGTATGATCTGGTGAAGCGCTATGAGGATATGCCTCCCTGTCCCTGTAAGAATCAAAGCCTCAATGCCCGCCTGGAGTATTTGGGGAATTTAGCCTCCCGGCGGCAGGTGGAAGGTGCGGTGCTGGTCATCCGCAAGTATTGCGAACCCCATGCCTGGGATGCGGTTCCCTTGGCGGAAACCCTCCAGAACCGGGGGATTCGTACCTTGGTTCTGGAACTGGAGGGAGCGGAGGCAGGGGGACAGGAGAGAACCCGGCTGCAGGCATTTTTGGAGAGCATTCTGGAGAATCGGTCTTCGGATTCGGGGGGGAGGGCACAAGCATGA